The following proteins come from a genomic window of Acidimicrobiales bacterium:
- a CDS encoding acyl-CoA dehydrogenase family protein, with protein MTGWTEEQQEFRRVVRRFVEAEVAPRRTELELGDLPPYGVLRSYYAAFGLGDAALDRFRRASARRADGPGTGAADRSPRSSAAEVLIPMIELSRWCPGLVTALGVSVGLAAGTILRSGSAEQRERWAPPLLTLEKVGAWAITEPDSGSDAFGSMRTVARPDGDGFVLNGSKTFITNGPYADTLVVICKLDDGRPPKDREVLTFVLDRGMPGLAQSGPLRKLGLHSSPTGEVSLADVRVGADRLLRSSAGGDAKAQDGVRANFATERAGVAAMALGVIERCLELAVDYARDRVQFGRRIGDFQLVQLKLADMEVARLNVENLVLGYIAMADAGRRPSLAEASAMKLYSARAAVDVASAAVQVFGGNGYMAENHVEQLYRDARVFQIYGGTDEIQVTHIARDLLR; from the coding sequence GTGACCGGATGGACGGAGGAGCAGCAGGAGTTCCGCCGGGTCGTGCGGCGCTTCGTCGAGGCCGAGGTCGCGCCGCGGAGGACCGAGCTCGAGCTGGGCGACCTCCCTCCCTACGGGGTCCTCCGCTCGTACTACGCCGCCTTCGGGCTCGGCGACGCCGCGCTCGATCGCTTCCGGCGGGCCAGTGCGCGCCGAGCGGACGGGCCCGGCACCGGAGCGGCCGATCGCTCACCCCGGAGCTCGGCCGCCGAGGTCCTGATCCCGATGATCGAGCTCAGCAGATGGTGCCCCGGGCTGGTCACGGCCCTCGGCGTGAGCGTCGGCCTGGCGGCCGGAACGATCCTCCGGTCCGGTTCGGCCGAACAGCGGGAGCGTTGGGCGCCTCCCCTCCTGACCCTGGAGAAGGTCGGCGCCTGGGCGATCACCGAACCGGACTCCGGCTCCGACGCCTTCGGCTCGATGCGCACCGTCGCCCGGCCCGACGGCGACGGCTTCGTCCTCAACGGGTCCAAGACCTTCATCACCAACGGGCCCTATGCCGACACGCTCGTCGTGATCTGCAAGCTCGACGACGGGCGCCCGCCGAAGGACCGCGAGGTCCTCACGTTCGTCCTCGACCGGGGCATGCCGGGCTTGGCGCAAAGCGGGCCCTTGCGCAAGCTGGGGCTTCACTCGTCGCCGACCGGCGAGGTCTCGCTCGCCGACGTCCGGGTCGGCGCCGACCGGCTGCTGCGCTCGTCCGCGGGCGGGGACGCCAAGGCCCAGGACGGCGTGCGGGCCAACTTCGCCACCGAGCGGGCCGGCGTGGCCGCCATGGCCCTCGGCGTCATCGAGCGGTGCCTCGAGCTGGCCGTCGACTACGCCCGGGACCGCGTGCAGTTCGGTCGTCGCATCGGCGACTTCCAGCTGGTGCAGCTGAAGCTGGCGGACATGGAGGTGGCGAGGCTCAACGTGGAGAACCTGGTCCTCGGCTACATCGCCATGGCCGACGCCGGGCGGCGGCCGTCGCTGGCGGAGGCGTCGGCCATGAAGCTGTACTCGGCCCGGGCCGCGGTCGACGTGGCGTCCGCAGCCGTCCAGGTCTTCGGCGGCAACGGCTACATGGCCGA